Part of the Paenibacillus aurantius genome, TTAAGGAAAAAAGAGGCACATCAAGTACAGGGAGACCTAAGAAACCGGCAACGGTGGAAGAAGAACTATTGCAGCTCCGAGCGGAGAATGCGTTGCTAAAAAAGCTTATCGAACTGCAAAGGGGGGAAGAGAAGAACAACGTCAAACGTACCAAGCCATTGAAGAACTAGCTCCGTCCTATCCGATCACGCTGCTTTGCCGACTGGCAGGCGTAGCCCGAAGCAGTTACTACAAGTGGGCAGCGCGCAAGCAACACCCTACAGCCAAACAGATCCAGGACGACGAGCTGAAGGCGAAGATCATGGAATGCCACATGCATGTAAAGGGGATCTACGGGTATCCCCGTGTTCGCACATGGCTGAAGAAGACCTATAATCTCCAAGTCAATCACAAGCGAGTTTACCGGCTCATGAGGGAACTCGGCATCCGATCACGGATTAGGCGCAAGAAGCCCTACTTCGGCTCCCGGGAAGCCACCGTTGTGTCTAAGAACGTGCTTAACCGGAAGTTCAGCGCAACAGCCCCGAACCAAAAGTGGGCAACCGATGTTACCTATCTGCCGATCGGTTCCCGATTCCTATACCTATCGGTTATTGTTGATCTCTATAACAACGAAGTGGTGTCCTACCAAATCGGCCGCCACAACAACTTAAAGCTTGTACTGGATACCGTCGAAGCAGCTGTACACAAGCGCAATGTGAAGAAGCTTTTGCTTCACAGCGACCAAGGGTTTCAATACACCCACAAGCATTACCATACGCTGTTGAAGCGCAAGAAGATAAAGCCAAGTATGTCGCGCAAGGGCAACTGTTGGGACAATGCCTGCATTGAAAGCTTCTTCGGGCACCTCAAGTCGGAGTGTGTTCGCCTACAATCCTTTGCATCTGAAGATGAACTAACAGAGGCCATTAGAAGCTATATTCACTTTTACAATAACGAACGTTTTCAACAGAAACTAAACAACCTTAGTCCGGTTGAATACCGGACCAAGGTCGCTTAGTGGCTTGATATTTACTGTCTACTTGACGGGGGTAAGTTCATTTTCCCGCGGCAGCTTCTTTATGATGTGTATATCAAGCTCTTGTGCCCGTTAGTGGAGTACATTGCAGGCAATAAAATTTTTTTTATTAATTGCCTACTTTAACTGTTATGGATTTATAATTAGTAAAGTCACCTTTTCCAACTAATACAGCGAATTGTAACTGAGCCGTTTTAGTGGCAGCCAATGTAGTTTTAGCTTCCCCAATACTTTTTCCAGATGCATCTAAGAATGTAATCGTAATAGGTGCTTCATCCGATACTTCGTTTGATTTAACCGAATAAAGACCACCCCTTACAATACTGTAGTCGCCTGTTTTCACTATATCTTGTACGGCAAAATTAACCTTGTTTTCAGCATCTATGTAATTTGGTCCTAACCCACCAAATACTTGAGTAGGAGTTGGCTGTTTGCTTTCCAATGTAACGACGGCATATTCTGAAACATCCGTTTGGCTTGATGTTTGTAAGGCTAAGATTTGTTCCTCTCCAAGTGAAGCATTTTTTACTTCGTAAGGCACTCTTTCCATGAGTTCACCTTCATTATCCCAAAAAAGAAGGTTACCTTTCACGTCCGTTTTAGTCACATCAATTTCTGGGTTAGAATATTTAGTCATGGACTGATAACCATCTATATATTTATGATTCCATGCAAAATAACCAATATAAAGTTTGCCATTAATGACTGAATGATTGCCTTCCTTTGTTACTGCTAAATGTCCAGCACTTATTTCACGATTATTGATGTCTATAACATTAAATCCATTATCTACCGTAATGGTTTGGGACACTTCATCATAAGCCACCTTGGAACCCATATTTTCTGCGATATAACGAATAGGAACATATGCGTGTCCGTCGTAATTGAGGGTTTGGTATCCCGAATCACTAGGATTTTTCGTTTCACCGTTAATAACAAATTTTGCAGGAAATAAGTATGCTTGTATGGTATCAGAAGCATAAGCAGCAGTCGTAGCGGTTAATACAATACCGCATACTAATCCGAGAAAAAACTTTTTCATATCTCAATTCCCTCCTATGTTTTTAAACTCTCGCCCGTTAGTTCAACGAAGAAGCTTCACCAACTGAATTGTGCCGCTTTGCCATAATTCTGTGTATTCCTTTTCGATTGTAAATCCATGCTTTTTATAAAAGCTGACGGTTTGCTCATAGACCGGCTTTGCTTGAGGGGGTACCGTCATAGCAACAACTTTCTTAAATCCAAGTTGCTTTCCGTATTGAAACAAACTCTGCAGTAAAAGGGAGCCATATCCCTTACGATGGTGCATTGGTTGAGTACCCATCAATGAAATAATCATTGATCCTTCTGAGCTTGTATAAACGATAAAGGATGTCACTTGTCCATCAATCTCTGCACACATTAAATCCTGAAATAATAAATCTCTTCGTGTTTCTTCTAACACTTCCTCAGTAAACCAAACACCGGTCAAGGTCTGTATAATTTGATCGATCTGAGATAGTATAGGACTTTCTTTTTTGCTGGTCTCTCATAAGTATTTATTGACAAGTCCATGATTGCCCCCTAAAAAGTCCATATTGATGATTTATATCTCGTGCCTGCTGTTATTTCGGGTGAAGGGAAGTATTTCTTCTTCTTTTTAGCCGAACTATTTTTTAAGTCTCCTTTAGCCTAGTGACCGTGTGATGTTATGTAGAGCTAGCCGTGTCTGTTGTCAATTATCCTATGTTAAAATCTGGTTTATGACTTTTAATTATAAGGTCCGGGGGGAGTGTTCTGGCTTTTTCTGCAGAATACCATTGGTTAGGTTCACCCGTGTCATTTTCAGGGATTCTAGTTTCCTCTACTACTTGGTCAATAATAAATCCAGCTTTGATAAGACCATTAATGTATGTACTGAGTTTTCGATAGTGCATCACAATCGAAACAGTTCTCCATGATTCATGTTTTTCATATCCTTCTTCAACATACGATCGCTTGAACACCAACTTGCCATCTCTATACTCCAATAAACTGTGAACTGGATGCTCCCAGCTAAATACAAAGACACCACCGGGCTTTAATGCATCAAAGATATTACTTAGTGTTTTACTAAGATTGACTGTCCACCCTAAAGCATAGATAGATATGGCAATATCAAAATAATTTCGGGGGACCCCTTTGAGCTCCTCCATTGGGGACTCAATCAAAGTAATAGGTATATTGAATTGGGAATTGACTTTTTTTGCGGATTCGAGTTGGGCTGTAGACAAATCAACCCCAAATAACTCGCCAGCTCCAGCTCTTGCCATGTACTCAAGGGTGTGGCCACTCCCACAACCAACTTCTAAAATAACTTTCCCCTTTAGGTCTCCCAAAAAGTTCAGTTCTTCTTCACTTGGGGCGTACATTCCGTATTCCAAATTTGTAAATGAACCTTCAAAGAATTGAGGAGCTACTATATTCCATGCATCCTTATTGATTTTTATTCTTTCTTCCTCTTTAAACATCTAATTCCCTCCGGATCGTTGCCAACTTTTACTAATACTTTATATTCGTTTAACTCCCAAAAATATCCTGCAACTAGTGAGCTAAAGGCATTAACGAACCAAAATATGTGATGTATTCCGTCGCAGTAACCCGTTAGCGTAAAGAAGCTACCGATCATTTCCCACGGCAGCTTCTTGATGTCTTTATTAAGCTATCGTACCCGTTAGCTTAGTCCAAATCTGGCGGAAGACGGAAAAGTGTCGCCTGCTCAAAACTATAGGCTATGCTGATTAGCGTGGGTTCACTAAAAGCCTTCCCGGAAAAGACAACTCCAAATGGACCCTGCGTCGAATCGCCATCCGCATCAATTGTTCCTTTGGCTGAATAACCAGCAGGCACTGTAATAAGGGGATATCCTAACCGGGCAGCAATGTACATACCATCAATGTCACCGGGTAACATTAATGCATCTAAGCCGTGTTGATCGAGTACATAGTCAATCCCTTGCGTTAAAGCCGGATGGTTATATTCCTGACGTTTAAGTTGATAAGTTGTCTCGTTTAGCGCATTTTGTTCCGAGCGAATCAGATTGTCTTGGCCAAACTTCAATGCGGAAACAGCGTGTTTTTGATTATACGCTATCAGATCTTGAAGAGAATGCACGGGCATATCCGGATTCAACTTCGATAAATAGCAATTCAGACCTGTTTTGAATTCGTAGCAGATAACATCATTGTTCCATGGATGCTGTTCCAAATGGAGGTCCACAGGATCGATAACTGTCGCACCTTGCTCACGTAGAACTTCGATGGCGGATTCCATGATGGAAAGTCTTTCTTCATCCAACGACCGATAGTAATGTCTGGGAATCCCAATACGAGCTTTACGTAGAAAGTCTCTGTCAAGATAAGTTGTGTAGTCATGAAAAGTACTATGTGGGCTTCTAGTCCATGTTGCCTTATCATTTTCGTCAATCCCAACGATCACCCCTAGTAGAGTCGCTGCATCAGTGACTGTCCTTGATATTGGGCCTGGTGTATCCTGACTTATGGAGATCGGGATAATGCCGCTACGGCTCGCAAGCCCTACAGTAGGCTTTATTCCGACGAGAAAATGTTGGCTAGCCGGCCCAATAATCGAACCCGCGGTTTCTGTTCCGATTGCTGCTGCTGCCAGGTTTGCCGCTACGGCTGCAGCCGATCCTGAACTTGATCCGCTGACGAAGAGCTTGCCAGGCCCATAGGGATTCAATACATATCCGCCTCTGGAACTGTATCCAGCTGGCATACGGTTGGACATAAAATTCGACCACTCGGTCATATTTACCTTACCTAGAAGAACTGCGCCGGCAGCGCGGAGCTTTGCCGCTATGAACGAATCTTCAGCAGCAAACGACTCAGCCAATGCGATTGAACCAGCGCTCGTATGCATTCGGTCATGCGTATCGATATTATCCTTGAGCAGGATGGGAATTCCGTGCAGCGGACCCCGACTACTTGTTGTATTTCGCTCAAGGTCAAGATTTCTTGCTATTTCAAGCGCATCTGGATTGATCTCTAATACGGCATTGATCAAAGGATTATACCTTTGAATGCGTTCGATATAGGCAAGTACGAGGTCTTCGGATGTACATTCACCCGAAGACATTGCCTTTTGCATGCTCGCCAAATCGGCTTCCTGAATCCAATCTTGTAAGTTGATGCTCATATATTAAGACACCCCCGGTACTGGTAAATTTTCGGATAACACATGGTAACATGATGCCTTGCCAAGGGTATAGGGAAAGTTTTGATTAGATAAGAAAGTATCGGTTTGGAGTAGCAGTAGAACTTGTATTTTTCCGAACGTCAATGTTGTAACTAAAGAAATCTGCCCTATAGCTTAATGATTGGCTTAGACGCAGTAAGAGCGATGGATCGGATCCACCGTTGCTCTTTCGTACCCGTTAGCTGAACGTATATTGATTGAATTCGTTATGTCACAATGGATAATTCCATAAATATTTCAGCAATATCATTATCATTGTATTTTGGTATCTCATAAAAGCCAAAACTTCGAAATACAGACATCGCTTTATAAGAGTGTTTCTCAGTGTCCAACCTCATCTTTATTAATCCAGCTTGTCTTGCAAATTCTATTATTTGGCTCATCATGCTTTTACCGTAACCCTTATCTTGATATTCAGGTAAGATGAAAAACCTCTTTATTTCCCCAATTTTGTATTCAGAATCAATACCTTTCAAACCAACAGTCCCAATAACACTCTGTTCTTTCTTTAATAACCAGAATCCGCCTCCCGTTTCGAAATATAGCCGTTCAATACTTCTAATATCTGAATGCAATCCTTCAGGATCAAAGACATACCCTCTGGAAACATACATAACTTTCATAAACTCTTCCAATTGATCCTGGTCTGATCTAATGTACCTTTGCAGCAATTAGCATTCCCCTCTCTTTTGTATTCAACAAAATCTCACTCAAAAAACTGCCAGTTAGCTTAACCCATCACGTCCGCGAGGTCTAAAGGTTTTTTTATTAATTTTTTACTAAGACAGCCGCTCACGTAAAACAAAAATGCCTCCGTGTACCAAACTCATTCCATTAAATCTTGCTGTCAAGTGACTAGGTGATTCAACTGAATTAAAAGGGGTAATAATTAGCACGTGGGAAGTGGTATTAAGAATCAAACAGCAGTACGGAAAAAACATGATTCCTTTGGATTCTGTCAAATCCGGAAAGGTTGTTGATTTACCATGAACACTAGAAAGTTTACGAATCACCCTAGAGATGAAGATCTCGAACAATAAGGAGTAACCATAACCGCTTCCCACAAAGATCCTTTGGAATATTCCAAAGGATCTTATTTTATTTAAGGCTACGTTAATTCTCAATGTTGATTTTCAGCCAAAAATATAACCGCCCCTTTAATGTGAGTCAAAAAAAACCACGAAACTAATCCCGTGGATAATCTACTCTCATTATATCCATGAAGGGTACTTTTACTGTCTCTTCGGACCGCTGGACATGGACCTTTCCGGATCTTGAATCCATCTCCACAATGTACCCGCGTACCGGTTCTTCCCATCCCCATACCGTCAGCAGGATTTCAGCACTCTCCTGTTTCGCTTCCGTTATTTGGTTTCCAATCTCCTCTAAAACAAATTCATCCCTCGTTGGTCGCTTCGCTACCTTCACCTTTGCCACTTTTATTCCCCCGTAATATTTTTATTTATCTTCTTATTCTAAACAGACCCATCGCCCACGACTCAATCTGCACATTTAAGACGAGTTATTTGCTGACGCAAATAAGACGGAATTCCCCCTAATTGGCTCCTTCCGTCCAATCATCCTGATGTTGAATTCTCATGATATCATAAAACTCAGTAATTGCTTAACTCTCGTAATCCGTTAGCTTAACTCTAAATGATAGTAAACTAGCTGAGCTGCCGCTGTATTATAGCGAGCAATGTGCGCTGCTCTTCCTGCGGAACGCTCTCAGTTAGGCGCGCCGCCATCAGCGGAAGCTCCCACTTAGCGAGTTCCTATAGTCACCCAAGTTTTACTAATACCTATTATTCGTTTAACTCCCAAAATATCCTGCAACTAGTGATCTAAGGCGTTAACGAACCAAAATATGTGATGCATTCCGTCGCTGTACTATGTTGCCTGTTTGTTGAGAGATCTATTCTTAAAGTAATCCTCTACCAATATAGTTGGCCGAAACTGGTTGAAGCCCAATGTCTCTTACCCATACGGATAGCTGGCCTATATGATGAATTTCATGAGCAATCACATGACGTAAAATTTCACCTTTGGTATAAAGTCCTTCTGTCCATGGGATAGTCACTATGTCATGTTCAAAATCATTTTTCCAAGTCTCAAGGAAGGGCCTAATTTCGGTTCTCAAAGAATTTGAAAGATTCCGTATTTGCTGT contains:
- a CDS encoding transposase, with the protein product MGEIRKTYDIEFKRRAVEMFVVEGMGHKTVAKALGINDKMVRRWVAHYEREGLEGLKEKRGTSSTGRPKKPATVEEELLQLRAENALLKKLIELQRGEEKNNVKRTKPLKN
- a CDS encoding IS3 family transposase; the protein is MEELAPSYPITLLCRLAGVARSSYYKWAARKQHPTAKQIQDDELKAKIMECHMHVKGIYGYPRVRTWLKKTYNLQVNHKRVYRLMRELGIRSRIRRKKPYFGSREATVVSKNVLNRKFSATAPNQKWATDVTYLPIGSRFLYLSVIVDLYNNEVVSYQIGRHNNLKLVLDTVEAAVHKRNVKKLLLHSDQGFQYTHKHYHTLLKRKKIKPSMSRKGNCWDNACIESFFGHLKSECVRLQSFASEDELTEAIRSYIHFYNNERFQQKLNNLSPVEYRTKVA
- a CDS encoding stalk domain-containing protein, translating into MKKFFLGLVCGIVLTATTAAYASDTIQAYLFPAKFVINGETKNPSDSGYQTLNYDGHAYVPIRYIAENMGSKVAYDEVSQTITVDNGFNVIDINNREISAGHLAVTKEGNHSVINGKLYIGYFAWNHKYIDGYQSMTKYSNPEIDVTKTDVKGNLLFWDNEGELMERVPYEVKNASLGEEQILALQTSSQTDVSEYAVVTLESKQPTPTQVFGGLGPNYIDAENKVNFAVQDIVKTGDYSIVRGGLYSVKSNEVSDEAPITITFLDASGKSIGEAKTTLAATKTAQLQFAVLVGKGDFTNYKSITVKVGN
- a CDS encoding GNAT family N-acetyltransferase, which encodes MTGVWFTEEVLEETRRDLLFQDLMCAEIDGQVTSFIVYTSSEGSMIISLMGTQPMHHRKGYGSLLLQSLFQYGKQLGFKKVVAMTVPPQAKPVYEQTVSFYKKHGFTIEKEYTELWQSGTIQLVKLLR
- a CDS encoding class I SAM-dependent methyltransferase → MFKEEERIKINKDAWNIVAPQFFEGSFTNLEYGMYAPSEEELNFLGDLKGKVILEVGCGSGHTLEYMARAGAGELFGVDLSTAQLESAKKVNSQFNIPITLIESPMEELKGVPRNYFDIAISIYALGWTVNLSKTLSNIFDALKPGGVFVFSWEHPVHSLLEYRDGKLVFKRSYVEEGYEKHESWRTVSIVMHYRKLSTYINGLIKAGFIIDQVVEETRIPENDTGEPNQWYSAEKARTLPPDLIIKSHKPDFNIG
- a CDS encoding amidase family protein, whose amino-acid sequence is MSINLQDWIQEADLASMQKAMSSGECTSEDLVLAYIERIQRYNPLINAVLEINPDALEIARNLDLERNTTSSRGPLHGIPILLKDNIDTHDRMHTSAGSIALAESFAAEDSFIAAKLRAAGAVLLGKVNMTEWSNFMSNRMPAGYSSRGGYVLNPYGPGKLFVSGSSSGSAAAVAANLAAAAIGTETAGSIIGPASQHFLVGIKPTVGLASRSGIIPISISQDTPGPISRTVTDAATLLGVIVGIDENDKATWTRSPHSTFHDYTTYLDRDFLRKARIGIPRHYYRSLDEERLSIMESAIEVLREQGATVIDPVDLHLEQHPWNNDVICYEFKTGLNCYLSKLNPDMPVHSLQDLIAYNQKHAVSALKFGQDNLIRSEQNALNETTYQLKRQEYNHPALTQGIDYVLDQHGLDALMLPGDIDGMYIAARLGYPLITVPAGYSAKGTIDADGDSTQGPFGVVFSGKAFSEPTLISIAYSFEQATLFRLPPDLD
- a CDS encoding GNAT family N-acetyltransferase produces the protein MLQRYIRSDQDQLEEFMKVMYVSRGYVFDPEGLHSDIRSIERLYFETGGGFWLLKKEQSVIGTVGLKGIDSEYKIGEIKRFFILPEYQDKGYGKSMMSQIIEFARQAGLIKMRLDTEKHSYKAMSVFRSFGFYEIPKYNDNDIAEIFMELSIVT
- a CDS encoding YolD-like family protein produces the protein MAKVKVAKRPTRDEFVLEEIGNQITEAKQESAEILLTVWGWEEPVRGYIVEMDSRSGKVHVQRSEETVKVPFMDIMRVDYPRD
- a CDS encoding DinB family protein; translated protein: MINLFRYNWMVRDEWFELSEQISRDELMRKRIGGVGGILSTLIHIVDVENSWIRGIQGKPDIQLQFDKYNSIQQIRNLSNSLRTEIRPFLETWKNDFEHDIVTIPWTEGLYTKGEILRHVIAHEIHHIGQLSVWVRDIGLQPVSANYIGRGLL